In Campylobacter sp. VBCF_01 NA2, one DNA window encodes the following:
- a CDS encoding YtxH domain-containing protein, with amino-acid sequence MWKFFLGLGVGAIAGVGALAYVKSRCEEDDEFAEKVDDVIESVCDGFESVKDAIESTASNISEVIDEKCEAIDEAFGWGKKKNNAFLGADICKRYLNVREI; translated from the coding sequence ATGTGGAAGTTTTTCTTAGGTTTAGGCGTAGGTGCGATAGCAGGAGTAGGTGCGTTAGCGTATGTCAAAAGTAGGTGCGAAGAAGATGACGAATTCGCCGAAAAAGTCGATGATGTCATAGAGAGCGTTTGTGATGGTTTCGAGAGCGTGAAAGACGCCATAGAAAGCACGGCTTCAAACATTTCTGAGGTTATTGACGAAAAGTGCGAAGCCATAGACGAAGCTTTTGGTTGGGGCAAGAAAAAGAATAATGCGTTTCTGGGAGCTGATATTTGCAAACGATATTTAAATGTGAGAGAAATTTAA
- a CDS encoding helix-turn-helix transcriptional regulator, which translates to MKKIMGKTKDSRENIAIRLLKFMQFAFLGESFREKDLQSEFGVDVRTIQRDLKALRAYGFEFETKNGVTHANCVGGGFLDTCSLSLARNLGISEIFPSFGSEEITDLLNGVYKIDAKFDKFAPNSTLKRDFEEICYAIKNHNILNFTYSGKERTAKPYAFIFRLGVWYVLCDEMGVLKTFTFEKISNLDVLEQTFSPEIKKLAQIKENKNHWFSSSPINARLRVDNTALAYLGRKKFFITQNFIDKNDKFAILAVTAAFEDEILNFVKLYLPYIKIIEPANLQSKFEKILQDYLKNGGNL; encoded by the coding sequence ATGAAAAAGATAATGGGCAAAACCAAAGATAGTCGCGAAAATATCGCCATTAGACTTCTTAAATTTATGCAATTTGCGTTTTTGGGCGAGAGCTTTCGCGAGAAAGATTTGCAAAGCGAATTTGGCGTAGATGTTCGGACGATACAGAGGGATTTGAAGGCGCTTAGAGCGTATGGATTTGAGTTTGAGACCAAAAACGGTGTAACTCACGCAAACTGCGTTGGGGGGGGGTTTCTAGATACCTGCTCGCTTAGCCTAGCACGAAATTTAGGCATTAGCGAGATTTTCCCTAGCTTTGGAAGCGAGGAAATCACAGACCTGCTAAACGGCGTTTATAAAATCGACGCCAAATTTGACAAATTTGCCCCAAATTCCACGCTCAAAAGGGATTTTGAGGAGATTTGCTACGCTATCAAAAATCACAATATTTTAAATTTCACTTACTCGGGCAAGGAGCGCACCGCAAAGCCTTATGCCTTTATTTTTCGTCTTGGGGTGTGGTATGTGCTATGCGATGAAATGGGCGTTTTAAAGACATTTACATTTGAGAAAATTTCAAATTTAGATGTTTTGGAGCAAACCTTTTCGCCAGAAATCAAAAAACTAGCCCAAATCAAAGAAAATAAAAATCACTGGTTTTCATCTAGTCCCATAAATGCGAGATTGCGTGTGGATAATACTGCGCTTGCATACCTTGGGCGCAAAAAATTTTTCATCACACAAAATTTTATTGATAAAAACGACAAATTCGCCATACTCGCCGTAACTGCGGCGTTTGAAGATGAAATTTTAAATTTCGTAAAACTCTATCTGCCATATATCAAAATCATCGAACCAGCAAATTTGCAAAGTAAATTTGAAAAAATTTTGCAAGATTATCTAAAAAATGGCGGAAATTTATGA
- a CDS encoding GTPase, with the protein MSIDEKRKLVEKLKNLQDEKPIVLCMGIYNSGKSSLLNALIDDFENETFKVADKRETLETKSVEHRGIIYTDTPGLNATLNDDEKALGDEFMSDVNIFLHSLSGGELKKDEIGYLHSLINELNSVKSFFGKTIFVINHIEEKSDDDIQRAIEKIKEQIQSEFGANAKVFSIETLSYVDGNLQNDTELIKCSGINELKEQINTMCRPDKIYENREARLEKAVKILILALQEKIDENNKAVQNIKEQEAQILKRVEEANQTIQNMKARLR; encoded by the coding sequence ATGAGTATCGACGAAAAAAGAAAACTTGTAGAAAAACTAAAAAATTTGCAAGATGAAAAGCCGATTGTTTTGTGTATGGGGATTTATAATAGTGGCAAAAGTTCGCTTTTAAATGCTTTGATAGATGATTTTGAAAACGAAACTTTTAAAGTAGCCGACAAGCGAGAAACGCTAGAAACCAAAAGCGTGGAGCATAGGGGCATTATTTACACAGATACTCCCGGGCTAAATGCTACGCTAAATGATGATGAAAAGGCTCTTGGCGATGAGTTTATGTCCGATGTGAATATATTTTTGCACTCTTTATCTGGTGGCGAGCTGAAAAAAGATGAGATAGGCTATTTGCATAGTCTGATAAATGAGCTAAATAGCGTTAAATCGTTTTTTGGTAAGACAATCTTTGTCATAAATCATATAGAAGAAAAAAGCGATGATGATATTCAAAGAGCCATAGAAAAAATAAAAGAGCAAATTCAAAGTGAATTTGGTGCAAATGCGAAAGTTTTTAGCATAGAAACTTTAAGTTATGTTGATGGGAATTTGCAAAACGATACAGAGCTAATAAAATGTAGTGGTATAAATGAGCTAAAAGAGCAGATAAATACAATGTGCAGACCAGATAAAATTTATGAAAATAGGGAAGCAAGACTAGAAAAAGCCGTAAAAATTCTGATTTTGGCACTGCAAGAAAAAATCGACGAAAATAATAAAGCTGTGCAAAATATAAAAGAACAAGAAGCTCAAATTTTAAAAAGAGTGGAAGAAGCAAATCAAACTATACAAAATATGAAAGCGAGATTAAGATAA
- a CDS encoding HP0729 family protein, with product MKNILILYNPYFKANVIEEHLKILLSKGKVAFGKVRAKDRDMQNLDENALNEIYASANTNAYFQLFLSDFSSLYVAKVIAVKDSLDDEISPSYYESLEVEKWFILGDLRELVRNDFERVRDDFLSGFLVRGKTYRIYGNDYVYPLVVEQKNSLDYFSSGECFYKNVYKSAEFLGVKENLARYCFGDIFHILHIDSVENLVSAEIEYLANKDDKIYDFSAISMRYSKVMELEIYEFVKILFKRLCIFDKEILAVPYSVQGKDYTVRDMFDTRPNLGTYKFLFNQIRIKKAIQRLNDRNLENFLLYTLLGEITALQSVRNPSVHKKKASLREINLLRSRILGIGRDGAIPALLREKQKIDYKG from the coding sequence ATGAAAAATATCCTTATCCTTTACAACCCGTATTTCAAGGCAAATGTTATCGAAGAGCATTTAAAAATTTTGCTTAGCAAAGGCAAGGTCGCATTTGGCAAGGTCAGAGCCAAGGATAGGGATATGCAAAATTTAGATGAAAACGCCCTAAACGAAATTTATGCCAGTGCGAACACAAATGCCTATTTTCAGCTATTTTTGAGCGATTTTTCTAGCCTTTATGTAGCCAAAGTCATCGCTGTAAAAGACAGCTTAGATGATGAAATCTCTCCGAGCTACTACGAGAGCTTAGAAGTGGAGAAATGGTTTATTTTAGGCGATTTGCGTGAGCTTGTGCGAAATGATTTCGAACGCGTCAGAGATGATTTTTTAAGCGGATTTTTGGTGCGAGGTAAGACTTACCGCATTTACGGCAACGACTATGTTTATCCGCTTGTGGTAGAACAAAAAAATTCGCTTGATTATTTTAGCAGTGGCGAGTGTTTTTACAAAAATGTCTATAAAAGTGCCGAATTTTTGGGCGTAAAAGAAAATTTGGCAAGGTATTGTTTCGGCGATATTTTTCACATCTTACATATCGACAGCGTGGAAAATTTAGTCTCAGCCGAGATCGAATACCTAGCCAACAAAGATGATAAAATTTACGATTTTAGCGCCATTTCGATGAGATATTCTAAGGTTATGGAGCTTGAAATTTACGAATTTGTCAAAATTTTATTTAAAAGGCTTTGCATTTTTGACAAAGAGATTTTAGCCGTGCCTTACTCGGTGCAGGGTAAGGACTACACCGTGCGAGATATGTTTGATACTCGCCCAAATTTAGGCACTTACAAATTTTTATTTAATCAAATTAGGATTAAAAAAGCAATTCAGAGGCTAAATGATAGAAATTTAGAAAATTTTCTACTTTACACCTTGCTTGGCGAGATAACTGCCCTGCAAAGTGTGCGAAATCCAAGCGTGCATAAAAAAAAGGCGAGCCTGCGTGAGATAAATTTGCTAAGAAGCCGAATTTTAGGCATAGGGCGAGACGGCGCGATACCTGCGCTTTTGCGAGAAAAACAAAAAATCGATTATAAAGGATAA
- a CDS encoding dynamin family protein, translated as MKNLQVKYKSYLDEVCGILQGIGFDTTKQKELSKAIDEVRLIAPVIGGFSAGKSTFINSFLKNQILSVAITPETALATELIYDKNERFEAVFDDDKFDNFEISKSKSINENSDKYEYVKAFLDNENLKNIEPLILVDMPGFDSPVSLHNKAILNYLSKGKFFIVLISVEEGGITNKVMRELQNISELSKDFIVCVSKANLRSGDDVERIKSHIKSQLQDYFDYDKEVVVIGLDDGDNLGKILSSIDSKELFKSIVLPDLKSDSFTIESAITTQINTLQNDKEASDKAIRELESAVAKLQDKKESAIADIQAKYSSNTADSIVRSIERDLYDSADNLANLAVSGAGFESELNDIIQNTLIRESRRKLNSISSDIVGDFKFELKGLNLANFAIDDTWLEKVSSGIESLLNNAMGGLNSLSTTMKENAEKAGRVYKALTTILSIATNVVNPVLELVVVFLPEIISFFTKNSKKDEIKNQIISSVIPKIKGRLKDEINAVFGEQISNIVAAASDEFEAQLTQKRDEIAKAVSLRSENANEIENKISALKDAKERLARLSSENLY; from the coding sequence ATGAAAAATTTACAGGTTAAATACAAATCGTATTTAGATGAAGTTTGTGGGATTTTGCAAGGTATTGGCTTTGATACAACCAAGCAAAAAGAGTTAAGCAAAGCCATTGACGAAGTGCGTTTAATCGCCCCAGTTATCGGTGGATTTAGTGCAGGGAAAAGCACTTTTATAAACTCGTTTTTAAAAAATCAAATTTTATCTGTGGCTATTACACCTGAAACAGCTCTTGCAACAGAGCTTATATATGATAAAAACGAGCGTTTCGAAGCCGTTTTTGATGATGATAAATTTGATAATTTTGAAATTTCAAAAAGCAAATCTATAAATGAAAATTCAGATAAATACGAGTATGTTAAAGCGTTTTTAGATAATGAAAATTTAAAAAATATCGAACCGCTTATTTTAGTCGATATGCCAGGCTTTGACTCTCCTGTATCATTGCATAATAAAGCTATCTTAAACTATCTTTCCAAAGGTAAATTTTTTATAGTTTTAATTAGCGTCGAAGAGGGCGGTATAACAAATAAAGTTATGCGTGAATTACAAAATATCAGTGAGCTTTCAAAAGATTTTATAGTATGTGTAAGCAAAGCAAATTTGCGTTCAGGTGACGATGTAGAGCGTATCAAATCACATATAAAATCACAGCTTCAAGATTATTTTGACTACGATAAAGAAGTCGTTGTTATCGGATTAGATGATGGCGATAATTTGGGCAAAATTTTATCATCAATCGATAGCAAAGAGCTATTTAAAAGTATTGTTTTGCCTGATTTAAAAAGCGATAGTTTTACGATAGAAAGTGCCATTACTACGCAAATAAACACACTTCAAAATGATAAAGAAGCAAGCGATAAAGCCATAAGAGAGTTAGAAAGCGCAGTGGCAAAATTGCAAGATAAAAAAGAAAGTGCTATTGCTGATATTCAGGCTAAATACAGCTCAAACACAGCAGATAGTATCGTCAGAAGCATAGAGCGAGATTTGTATGATAGCGCAGATAATCTAGCAAATTTGGCTGTGAGTGGGGCAGGTTTTGAATCCGAGCTAAATGACATTATCCAAAATACGCTTATTAGGGAGAGTAGAAGAAAGCTAAATTCTATTAGTTCAGATATAGTTGGAGATTTTAAATTTGAATTAAAAGGGCTAAATTTAGCAAATTTTGCCATAGATGATACTTGGCTAGAAAAAGTTTCAAGTGGCATAGAAAGTTTATTAAACAATGCTATGGGTGGTTTAAATTCATTAAGCACAACTATGAAGGAAAATGCTGAAAAAGCAGGTAGGGTCTATAAGGCTCTTACTACTATTTTAAGTATTGCGACAAATGTTGTAAATCCTGTTTTAGAACTTGTAGTTGTATTCTTACCAGAAATTATTTCATTTTTTACAAAAAATAGTAAAAAAGATGAGATAAAAAATCAGATTATTTCAAGCGTGATACCAAAAATCAAAGGCAGATTAAAAGATGAAATTAATGCTGTTTTTGGCGAACAGATTTCAAATATCGTTGCGGCTGCAAGCGATGAATTTGAAGCTCAATTAACACAAAAAAGAGATGAAATCGCAAAAGCCGTATCTTTAAGAAGTGAAAATGCCAATGAAATAGAAAATAAAATTTCAGCCCTAAAAGATGCGAAAGAGAGACTTGCAAGGCTATCAAGCGAGAATTTGTATTAG
- a CDS encoding dynamin family protein, with protein MDIVKLTQNLEKVIEKYSIDTSKVIDLSLEKSEKLAKRIAEINDENRLLKIGIIGRVKAGKSSLLNALFFDGEDILPKAATPMTAALTVLRYDTAPKAEIEFYDEDDLETIKTSASEYDKKFKDEYEKAFKNLQDIAQKKGQQIDKKDIEERAQRSAKRVLDENKTLCAYKEQQVMLENSNLSFSSLKESSQISADTMAELKEKLKDYVGADGKFTAWTKSVILYIDNENLKNVEIIDTPGVNDPIVSREERTKEFLKGCDVVLIVSSAGQFMSNSDMDLLERISTKDGIREILVVASQTDNQLYGSEKEKSRGDFDLALQNIKTTLNSQKNTNLSNFSKSLNSFEKSVFNINEMLKSDLILTSSASYEIIKKFDNQAVWDENLKVVWANLNKHYGDYFSSKESALLNLDKLNGVKAIKSKFDGVKIKKDEILKQRKAEFEEVWHKNIKAFQNELIKVQENKIEKIKSTDINELNEKIKNMQTIKDKAISNADMAYESLIEEFGFNTKERLFKQMDKFFNATEEKMDSSEGSRSYEVQVKRNWFIDLFSKKYETRYETTVRAGAVSSALNKFCNELSNMTELEYEKNIMDFKKSLTSKILEAIRFDSSVDEILDLDIIKLAIINIVKKVEFPTIEKEELPKNLRKSGELTGYSADRFLEEARDFVYDLQSSAKEKIKNAIGALTRDLKSQNIGKNIFAKYDEDINELKSNIENTKRSIEKFNQIIMELKNVDNA; from the coding sequence ATGGATATAGTAAAATTAACACAAAATTTAGAAAAAGTCATTGAAAAATACAGTATCGATACTAGCAAAGTTATAGATTTATCGCTAGAAAAAAGCGAAAAACTAGCAAAACGAATAGCTGAAATAAACGATGAAAATAGATTGCTTAAAATAGGTATTATCGGTCGTGTCAAAGCAGGAAAAAGCTCACTTTTAAACGCTTTGTTTTTTGACGGAGAAGACATTTTACCAAAAGCCGCTACACCGATGACGGCGGCTTTGACTGTGCTAAGGTATGATACTGCACCAAAAGCTGAGATTGAATTTTATGATGAAGATGATTTAGAGACAATCAAAACAAGTGCTAGTGAGTATGATAAAAAATTTAAAGACGAATATGAAAAAGCGTTTAAAAATTTACAAGACATAGCACAAAAAAAGGGACAGCAGATAGATAAAAAAGATATTGAAGAAAGAGCACAAAGAAGCGCTAAAAGAGTTTTAGATGAAAATAAAACATTATGCGCTTATAAAGAACAACAAGTTATGCTAGAAAACTCGAATTTATCTTTTTCATCTCTTAAAGAAAGTAGCCAAATTAGTGCTGATACTATGGCGGAATTAAAAGAAAAATTGAAAGATTATGTCGGAGCTGACGGCAAATTTACAGCTTGGACGAAATCTGTCATACTTTATATAGATAACGAAAATTTAAAAAATGTCGAAATCATTGACACCCCGGGCGTCAATGATCCGATAGTTTCGAGAGAAGAACGCACAAAAGAGTTTTTAAAGGGTTGCGATGTCGTGCTTATAGTTAGCTCGGCAGGACAATTTATGAGCAATTCTGATATGGATTTATTAGAGAGAATTAGCACAAAAGACGGCATTAGAGAAATTTTAGTCGTAGCTTCGCAAACTGATAATCAACTCTATGGTAGCGAAAAAGAAAAATCGCGTGGTGATTTTGATTTGGCACTACAAAACATAAAAACGACGCTAAATTCACAAAAAAATACAAATTTATCAAATTTTTCAAAATCGCTAAATAGCTTTGAAAAATCGGTTTTTAATATAAATGAAATGCTGAAATCAGATTTGATACTGACTTCAAGTGCCTCTTATGAAATCATTAAAAAATTTGACAACCAAGCAGTATGGGATGAAAATTTAAAGGTAGTTTGGGCAAATCTAAACAAACATTATGGCGATTATTTTTCTAGCAAAGAAAGTGCTTTGTTAAATTTAGATAAATTAAACGGCGTCAAGGCTATAAAGTCTAAATTTGACGGCGTTAAAATAAAAAAAGATGAAATTCTAAAACAACGAAAAGCTGAATTTGAAGAAGTTTGGCACAAAAATATAAAAGCTTTTCAAAACGAGCTAATCAAAGTGCAAGAAAACAAAATAGAAAAAATCAAAAGCACCGATATAAATGAGTTAAATGAAAAAATCAAAAATATGCAAACTATAAAAGACAAGGCTATATCAAATGCGGATATGGCTTATGAGAGTTTGATAGAAGAATTCGGGTTTAATACAAAAGAAAGATTGTTTAAACAAATGGATAAATTTTTTAATGCAACCGAAGAAAAGATGGATAGTAGTGAAGGTTCTAGGTCTTATGAAGTTCAGGTTAAGAGAAATTGGTTTATAGATTTATTTTCTAAAAAATATGAAACACGCTACGAAACTACCGTAAGAGCCGGTGCGGTAAGCTCTGCTTTAAATAAGTTTTGTAATGAACTCTCAAATATGACAGAGTTAGAATATGAAAAAAATATTATGGATTTTAAAAAATCGCTTACTAGTAAAATTTTAGAAGCCATAAGATTTGATTCTAGCGTAGATGAGATTTTAGACCTTGATATTATAAAACTAGCCATTATAAATATCGTAAAAAAAGTAGAATTTCCTACTATCGAAAAAGAAGAGCTACCTAAAAATTTAAGAAAAAGTGGAGAGCTTACGGGATACAGCGCCGATAGGTTTTTAGAAGAAGCAAGAGATTTTGTTTATGATTTGCAAAGCAGTGCAAAAGAAAAAATCAAAAATGCCATAGGAGCATTAACGCGAGATTTAAAATCGCAAAATATCGGTAAAAATATATTTGCTAAATATGATGAAGATATAAACGAGCTTAAATCAAACATAGAAAACACTAAGCGAAGTATAGAGAAGTTTAATCAAATCATAATGGAGCTTAAAAATGTGGATAATGCTTGA
- a CDS encoding dynamin family protein — translation MKSDLEKLNFKNNQNLKNLQNLQNLQNNYDELNLKHTLISEILSSKLENSGIRKFDEILNNDYRDFAKKEDTLASEAEQLIILQSIKDELVMIASCKELFDKTLLPVGGGFSAGKSEFINSFMSGGVKLARSIEPTTAIPMYIIDGKSGILGYNKTGGVTNFEKSINLKNSQGKIENFIAKLTHDFISKLGFNLKQILPFMVLTTAVKYKNVCFVDTPGYNPAKVGAQSDDKQSAKEFLAQSNKFIWLVSAESGTITNDDLNFLKELNLDNKDLYIVVNKSDLRSESDIQNIIEKISGILDDNMIDFVGISAYSSLNKITGYYEKKSLDEFLGECDKKSNKLNEIVDKIYGVYKEYRFAIESSIQSKKDILAKLKSIGLDFSQEFGDFDNEATKNLQEFSKSEDFKFDLEKTNLKDLEKVINGFLEAIGEVFGEKIIVNFDERYKNDNVKTPKKKKSVKKAVSEKAVSDKKEVETNEVGRGLDSVISLFSRAILGMGR, via the coding sequence ATGAAGAGTGATCTTGAAAAGTTAAATTTCAAAAACAATCAAAATTTAAAAAATTTGCAAAATTTGCAAAATTTGCAAAATAATTACGATGAATTAAATTTAAAACACACGCTAATTTCGGAAATTTTATCATCTAAGCTAGAAAATAGTGGTATTAGAAAATTTGATGAAATTTTAAATAACGATTATAGAGATTTTGCCAAAAAAGAAGACACGCTAGCTAGCGAAGCAGAACAACTTATAATCTTACAATCCATAAAAGATGAGCTTGTGATGATTGCTAGCTGCAAGGAGCTTTTTGACAAGACTTTATTGCCTGTTGGTGGTGGATTTAGTGCTGGGAAAAGTGAATTTATAAATAGCTTTATGAGTGGTGGCGTAAAACTAGCTAGGTCTATCGAGCCGACAACTGCTATCCCTATGTATATCATAGATGGCAAAAGTGGGATTTTGGGATATAACAAAACAGGCGGAGTAACAAATTTTGAAAAATCTATAAATTTAAAAAATTCACAAGGAAAAATTGAAAATTTTATAGCAAAATTGACGCATGATTTTATTTCGAAATTGGGCTTCAATTTAAAACAAATTTTACCTTTTATGGTTTTAACAACAGCTGTGAAATATAAAAATGTCTGTTTTGTCGATACTCCTGGATACAATCCAGCCAAAGTAGGAGCGCAAAGCGATGACAAACAAAGTGCAAAAGAATTTTTAGCTCAATCAAATAAATTTATATGGTTAGTCAGTGCAGAAAGTGGCACTATAACCAATGATGATTTAAATTTTTTAAAAGAATTAAATTTGGATAATAAAGACCTTTATATAGTCGTAAATAAATCTGATTTAAGAAGCGAAAGCGATATACAAAATATCATAGAGAAAATTTCAGGCATATTAGATGACAATATGATAGATTTTGTAGGGATTAGTGCTTATAGCTCTTTAAATAAAATCACAGGGTATTATGAAAAAAAATCACTCGATGAATTTCTTGGCGAGTGTGATAAAAAATCAAACAAGCTAAATGAGATTGTAGATAAAATTTATGGTGTTTATAAAGAATATCGCTTTGCCATAGAGTCAAGCATACAATCAAAAAAAGATATTTTGGCTAAATTAAAAAGCATTGGTCTTGATTTTAGCCAAGAATTTGGAGATTTTGACAATGAAGCCACAAAAAATTTGCAAGAATTTAGCAAATCGGAAGATTTTAAATTTGATTTAGAAAAAACGAATTTAAAAGATTTAGAAAAGGTTATAAATGGCTTTTTAGAAGCGATTGGTGAAGTTTTTGGCGAGAAAATAATAGTAAATTTCGATGAACGATATAAAAACGATAATGTAAAAACTCCTAAAAAGAAAAAGAGTGTAAAAAAGGCTGTTTCCGAAAAGGCTGTTTCCGATAAAAAAGAAGTGGAAACAAATGAGGTTGGGAGAGGTTTAGATTCTGTTATTTCTTTATTTAGTCGTGCAATATTAGGTATGGGTAGGTGA
- a CDS encoding (Fe-S)-binding protein has protein sequence MYDFKTLSDKCVKCGKCIPACTIHNINSDEVTSPRGFLDLLGAVERGELELDKNMKNIFESCFLCTSCVDVCNDSLPTDTAIENARYKIAQKFGIAWYKRVAFWFLSHRKILDLAARLGYFFVPCAFKTQKDSERGNTMRPRFSVPMMSVERTLPSLAKKSFMNSHAEFIDNGGSKTIGLFIGCMGNYAYTGIGEAFLKIAKELKINVNLMKKQACCGAPQYFTGDFGSVEKNAKFNIEYFEKMLANLDAIVVPEATCSGMLKVDYVHFFEGDSHWQERAKAVASKIYLATEYFDKFTNLKEILSERGKIGQITYHDPCHSRKMQGIWREPRNLLSQNYEIIEMPNADQCCGFGGVTMQSEKYHLSRKAGLDKVASLKDSPLKIVSAECSACRMQLNNAFGLAQIDMKCVNPLELIARALG, from the coding sequence ATGTATGATTTCAAAACCCTAAGTGATAAATGCGTAAAATGTGGCAAATGTATTCCAGCCTGCACGATTCATAATATCAATAGCGACGAAGTTACCAGCCCACGCGGGTTTTTAGACCTGCTTGGTGCGGTCGAGCGGGGCGAACTCGAACTCGATAAAAATATGAAAAATATCTTTGAGAGCTGTTTTTTATGCACGAGTTGTGTCGATGTGTGCAACGACTCCCTGCCTACCGATACTGCGATCGAAAACGCGCGCTACAAAATCGCGCAAAAATTTGGCATAGCGTGGTATAAAAGGGTTGCGTTTTGGTTTTTGAGCCACCGCAAAATTTTGGATTTAGCAGCAAGACTAGGGTATTTTTTCGTGCCGTGCGCCTTTAAGACACAAAAAGACAGCGAGCGCGGAAATACGATGAGACCGCGATTTTCGGTGCCGATGATGAGCGTGGAGCGCACACTGCCTAGCTTAGCGAAAAAAAGCTTTATGAACTCGCACGCCGAGTTTATCGACAATGGCGGAAGCAAAACTATCGGGCTTTTTATCGGCTGTATGGGAAACTACGCATATACTGGCATTGGCGAAGCGTTTTTGAAAATCGCAAAAGAGCTTAAAATCAATGTGAATTTGATGAAAAAGCAAGCCTGCTGTGGTGCGCCGCAGTATTTTACTGGGGATTTTGGCTCTGTGGAGAAAAATGCGAAATTTAACATAGAGTATTTTGAAAAAATGCTAGCTAATCTCGATGCTATCGTTGTGCCAGAGGCGACATGCTCTGGTATGCTAAAAGTCGATTATGTGCATTTTTTCGAGGGCGATTCGCATTGGCAAGAGCGCGCAAAGGCTGTGGCGAGTAAAATTTATCTAGCGACGGAGTATTTTGATAAATTTACAAATTTAAAAGAAATTTTATCAGAGCGCGGAAAAATAGGGCAAATCACCTACCACGATCCGTGCCACTCACGCAAAATGCAAGGAATTTGGCGCGAACCGCGAAATTTGCTCTCGCAAAATTACGAAATAATCGAAATGCCAAACGCCGATCAATGCTGTGGATTTGGCGGTGTAACAATGCAGAGCGAAAAATATCATCTCTCGCGCAAGGCTGGCTTAGACAAGGTCGCCTCGCTCAAAGATAGCCCCCTAAAAATCGTAAGTGCGGAGTGTAGCGCGTGCAGAATGCAGCTAAATAACGCCTTTGGCTTAGCGCAGATCGATATGAAATGCGTAAATCCGTTAGAACTGATTGCTAGGGCGTTGGGGTAG